Below is a window of Leishmania panamensis strain MHOM/PA/94/PSC-1 chromosome 30 sequence DNA.
ATATATGACAGCCCTACCCGTCTTCACGGTacaaggcgaagaagagcaagggggggggagggggaggtagAGCAGGGAAAACAGGAGTACCGCTGGTCTCCCTTACAGTGGTAATGAGAAGGACGCCCACTGTCATGCGGAGTCACATACGCAGAGCGGGGGAGGGCAGGGAATGAAGTGTATGTGTTTCGATGaatggaaaagaaaggggatGCGCgtcagcagagagaggaggaagtgacTCATTCATCCCTCGCAAACCTTGTGAGAGCACACacgtggaagagagaaaggaggtgcagaggcagtgcagctgaCCGCAGAGTTGTCGACAGGACAAACGTTGGGTGATTCACACAAGTGCTATGCGGACTCTCATGCATCTCTGCCCTCTCAACACGTGTCGCTCACAAAGCACGTCGCGACGGCGCGTCCATGAAGGTTTGCCGTGTCTGAGACCGAAGTACCCTTTGGTACGCTGCAAGTGGAGACAATTATGAGGATGATGTGGTCAGTTACTGTCATGCTGGAACATGGGGAAGGTGGAGCACACCGGCGAGAACAACCACAGCTGGCAGAGGTTGGTGAGGGATACGAAAACTCACGATGGAAGGATTGCAGGAGACGAGCCAGCAAAGCGCGCACAAAAATTGTTAGtgaaaaacaaacaagcagATGGATGAGAAAGCGAACAACAGCCCAATATTTTCCTTTTCGTAGATTAGCAACGTggaaccaccaccaccacccataTATATGTACATGTATATATGTAGATatacacccacagagagacacgaCAGCTCTGCTTGCCCTCAGAGGTTTGCACAAGTGGTACTCTTCAGTTAGAGGCGTCTCTTCAAGTATGactctgcccccctctccgaaaaagaggaaaaagagggatgCGTCACCTCTGTGTGGCGTATATACAcgttcacacacacacacacacacacagagagacctGTGTAGTGCGTGGTGGCGTTTCCTAGTATGAAACGATGGGCACGGTTGCGCCGCGTGCTGGTCTTGACGTCTTCCAAGACGGTACTGCCAACCGTGAAGGGCAGCTCGCAGCTGACATGGGTAGTCGTATTGGCCGCCACAGCTGTGATCACCTGGCCTCCACTTTCGCTCAGTGAGGTGCCGACCAGCCGCACCGTCTCCACCTCTGTGTTGACAAGAATGCAGGTCACCCTCTCCGCACTCGTGTCCGTCAGTCCGCTGTCGCGGCTCAAGTCCAGAAAGGTCAGGTGCGTCATAGCCACAATGGCCGCCCCAACGTAGAAGTGGAAGTCGTCGTCCAAGAAGCCGCAGTGTTGCGCCTCCAGGGAGGTCAGGTGCGGGTGTCACTTAATGAGCCCTCAAAACTCCGCCATCACTTCGCCTCCAACTAAATCGTGGGACACGCACAGGGGCACATAGTGATTGTTGTAGCGAGGGAGCTTCCACAGGGCGTCGATGACCCTGACAGTAAGACCACCGCGCTGAACGCTTAGATCGCCGCGCTGACAGTTGGGGTCCAGTAGCTGCCTCGACAGACTCATCCGTGGCCAGCTCGGCCTCTAAAACACGACAAGTAAGAGAAGAGACAGGGGTCGCAGATACTCCCCAACGGTGAGTTATGCTCACGTGTCGCTGTTGCGCAGACGGCTTCGGAcaggagaagaaaggggggcAGCATGGGTGGAGGGTGGCGCGCCGCGCTACCCCTGTGGAgcaacagagagacacacacgcacacccacacagagaaggaggggaagaaacGCGTATGGTAAAATAaaccccgccccctcccccaaaaaaggagccgacgaggaggaaacgaaagaagagtggggaggggggtagcgTGAGACTGCGGTGCCGTAAGTGGCAGTCCTACCGAACAACATGGAGAGGAAGGTCGTCGTTAGTCGCGCGCAAATCCCCATCCCACACGCCCCTGTGTACTTCAGAGAAACGGACTCTGTGAAGGCAGATCAGCCATCTCGAGGGTCTTCTCAGAACAACGAGAACAGACGACGAGGCAGGATggagagcacacacacacagggcgCCGCACCACTGGGCAGGGATAGAGAAGTACCACTGAGTCAGAAGCAGCCTGGTTAGGACGCCTCTgctttgtttgttgttgcGCCACTCACCACAAGAGCAACAAGCGTAAATGCTGGTCTgaatgtgcgtgtgagtcGGTTTGTGTGTCTAGAAGAGCAGTAGCACAGAACGGCGTACGAGACCTCCTCAATCCACGAGATGTTGAGAAGAGAGCTCACTGACCTACAAAATTGAAGGTCTGGGTACTCTTTCACAAGTACGCACAGCACACCTACCTCGCTATCGATTATGCAGAGTGGACTCAacggggtgctgctgcacctcctccactctctATCTTAGATTTACTCACAAGCATGCATGCGCATGTGTCTACAAAGAGACGCCCTTTTCATCACCTCTTCCAGCGTGTCACGCGCCACGCGTAAACGGGGAAGTCGGTATAGTAGGCGGATAAGAagagcaggaaaaaaaagaggcgatGCGAGGCATGCTGTCAACCACTTGCGACAGCAGTGTCCGCGCGTGCAACCCACGGTAGTTGTCTCACAAGCACATAGAGCAcacagcagaagagagaggtgaaggagcaCTGGCATAGCAGGCGTGCACGATGTGGGCGTCAGGGGCCAAAATGCCaacccaccaccacgctgccgcacacaccgctgGCAAGAGGACAGCAGCTCTCCTCTTAGTCATCGTTCAGGTCGGCAGGCAGTATCAGGTTGGAGAAGGTGTCAAAGGTGCCAGCACCCCCCTCATCCTCGTCACCGCCTTTGTCACGAGTCTCGGCTGTGGTGCCGAAGCGATTCTGCAGCACTCGTGCATAGTGCGGAGAGGTGCTGGGCCCACCAACCACGCCGCCTGAGCTACCGTTTTCTCCTCGACCGACAGAGCCAGACGGGCTTAGGCGGGGACGGCTGCTCTGCAGTGGCTTGTGGGGCTTGTgcaacagcgccgcttcaTGCTCCGAGTGCTGCTGACTAATTTTAcggcgcagcgctggtgccAGCACGGCGGAAGTCGGAAGctgggagggagagtgcCGGACGAAAGGGGACCTTCCATCGTTGTTGTCATTGTCTTTGTCACCCGTggtggcgccagcgccgttcCTCGCGGTCTTCTTCTCGACAACTTCTAACTCTAACGTGCTCGACTTCATCGAGGCCACAAAGTCATTCACGCCACCACGCGCCGCACGTCCCCACACGTCACGCGTACTGTGGGTCGACAGCGATGATCTCGCATGttcagcactgctgccgcttccaccCTGACGCACCACCTCAGACGATGAAGCAAAGAAGTCCCACAGGCTCTCTGCTTGACTCATTGTGATCATCTGCGCCTCAACGAACTGCAAGATATGGTTGAACTGGATGGGCACTGGATCGCTGTTGCCGTAGTCTGGCAGCCCCAGCGTCACTTGGCGTGTTGTCAGCGACGCCAGCTTTAGCGATTCTTCGCCTGAGGTGACGGTGCTCGTGTATGTGTGAATGGCGTTCATGCTTGGCGAGGAACCCACCTCGGTACCCAtcgtctcctcctttccctccgcctccgtcagTGACTCGATCGTTGACCATGCCTGCTCGCGTAGCTTCGCCTTtggcgcctgcgccagcgccggcagcgatggagggGACAGCATTCCAAAGTAGGAGATGGCGTCTTCAGGGGCGGTGATCGGCCGGAAATTCTCGCGTGTGAAGATGTGCACCTTGCCAAAGTCCGTCTTCTCTACCTGGTGAGGGCGACCGCCATCAAAGTTGCCCTTGGTCCCAGCACCAACACCATTTAGACCATGAGCACCActggcaccaccaccggctgCGCCGCCAAGGCCTCCCCGCATTGGTGGGTGCGGTTGTGGATCTGGAGCCGTCTCGGCACGCCGCGGAGTACCGCTAATGGCACCTCCGACACCAGACTTCAGCCCGCCCTTGCCCGGCCCCTTCGCGCGTGTTTTTCGCAACTCTGCTTTGATCTGTTTCACCTGCTGCGCCCacgccttctctcgctctgcctGCTTATACGCCTGCTCCGTTGCCACGGCATCAGGCGGGGATGGCGGTTGCGAGGGACGTGCAAGTCGCTCGGCAGGGGTGCTGCTCGTCCGCCTGTGCGACGACGGTTTTGCGGAACTACCGTCCATGGGGCCGCTGGGTGCACCAGTTGCGGCGCCCATAACGCTGTACTCGCGATTAGGCGTCGCCGCGTCGAGCACGGCGGACATCTCAATCACATCAGAGTCATTGTGAGTGTTGAGCGGAGGGAGAATGCCGCCGGCGAGTCGGGCCAACGGACGCGGCGACACGTACCGAGCACCCATGACCTTCTCTTCTGgagtgccgccaccgctggccAGCACACGTGGTGCACCTTTTCCGCAGATACGGGAGGACAAGAGAGggcggccgccgccagcgccggccCAGTCAGGGCTTCTCGTGCGGTCGTTAGGGGGCGACGTGAAGTTCTCCCGAGCGGCCGCCTTCGGATTGCCAGGCACGGCGCCCGTTAGCGGGCCCAGTGGCGATTGGTGCCTACCTGGCTCTGACACATGGCCGCTGGACGAGGACTGCAGAGGGGTTGTGATGCGACGTAGCGGCGGCTTGGCCACTGCAGTGTTGTTGCTCGCTTGACCCACCTTGTAGACGAGCTCTACTGGTAAGGATTGGGTATCGTAGCCATCGTTGCCTGTGTTCTTACGATGCCCTCTTGcattgccgccaccgcggcttTCGGGCGACACCGCCTTCTTGCCGGTGGTCGCTTTTGCGGTGAAGTTGATTGGCAGCGAATTCGTTTGGTATTCGCCGCCATTTGCGGCAGGCACTGGCCTGCCCCC
It encodes the following:
- a CDS encoding hypothetical protein (TriTrypDB/GeneDB-style sysID: LpmP.30.2630), which translates into the protein MTHLTFLDLSRDSGLTDTSAERVTCILVNTEVETVRLVGTSLSESGGQVITAVAANTTTHVSCELPFTVGSTVLEDVKTSTRRNRAHRFILGNATTHYTGLSVCVCVCVNVYIRHTEVTHPSFSSFSERGAESYLKRRL
- a CDS encoding hypothetical protein (TriTrypDB/GeneDB-style sysID: LpmP.30.2640), translating into MDNGRFMYSRPVVVTEDRIKEALEKQAKQKALKAALDRQVREAERLKSDAHRAKGRQGKQRGDLKVNFPLTSSSANEKSNAQTASPAVTASVAGPSPPTVSTTVTPGTVESTRYTFSCHEGQGTFKVEGSSARRLQSTLPPSSESRERIGGATPPNTGGEAGKALARARRQPGMSEVDSGSDRHNSRGGRPVPAANGGEYQTNSLPINFTAKATTGKKAVSPESRGGGNARGHRKNTGNDGYDTQSLPVELVYKVGQASNNTAVAKPPLRRITTPLQSSSSGHVSEPGRHQSPLGPLTGAVPGNPKAAARENFTSPPNDRTRSPDWAGAGGGRPLLSSRICGKGAPRVLASGGGTPEEKVMGARYVSPRPLARLAGGILPPLNTHNDSDVIEMSAVLDAATPNREYSVMGAATGAPSGPMDGSSAKPSSHRRTSSTPAERLARPSQPPSPPDAVATEQAYKQAEREKAWAQQVKQIKAELRKTRAKGPGKGGLKSGVGGAISGTPRRAETAPDPQPHPPMRGGLGGAAGGGASGAHGLNGVGAGTKGNFDGGRPHQVEKTDFGKVHIFTRENFRPITAPEDAISYFGMLSPPSLPALAQAPKAKLREQAWSTIESLTEAEGKEETMGTEVGSSPSMNAIHTYTSTVTSGEESLKLASLTTRQVTLGLPDYGNSDPVPIQFNHILQFVEAQMITMSQAESLWDFFASSSEVVRQGGSGSSAEHARSSLSTHSTRDVWGRAARGGVNDFVASMKSSTLELEVVEKKTARNGAGATTGDKDNDNNDGRSPFVRHSPSQLPTSAVLAPALRRKISQQHSEHEAALLHKPHKPLQSSRPRLSPSGSVGRGENGSSGGVVGGPSTSPHYARVLQNRFGTTAETRDKGGDEDEGGAGTFDTFSNLILPADLNDD